A DNA window from Bacteroidota bacterium contains the following coding sequences:
- a CDS encoding RagB/SusD family nutrient uptake outer membrane protein has protein sequence MNIHNKITVILSVACVFSLFSCSKILEQEPKASITPSFFTSQSGVQGGISGVYNSLRSLWGSENYFYMLQGGTDEFLLGGSPSTIGVSIQTYTNFVNNASVYNTFALLFQNAYQSINTLNGVLQYGQTVFTDSTVRNQYLGQAKFLRALLYFELIRNFGDVPLHDKFITTPSLSDSRAPIADIYNLIIKDLTEASTELQTKAGEKISSMVTSPFAGHAATKASALFLLSKVYLTRAWSNAAQPNDFQNALNTAQGLINSASIYGIGLYPCYDDAYKEANDANNIEDLFAIEHSTDIKYGGYVPNNNNTQSNGWAFYLRPNYPTIVANYPTNSGASLMTRDLTNGRPWQRVRPNPDWVETVLFADKTNDYRYWTTFQTAWIANNKVTTPRGTLKVGVDTALWTPPFDPGPAARSAFKGVIFLRPSLAAAATGTNANPWASSMYPSVKKFDDPMRPGINDASLRPLVLFRFSELYLIAAEAAFKMSDYNTEATMLNVLRTRAAARPANAPAAPAGAVAAMQVTPAQLQAAGIDFILDERSRELYGESVRWYDLVRTQSLVRRVKLLNPEAGPNIQDFMSLRPIPQTQIDLVTVGPKFPQNPGY, from the coding sequence ATGAACATCCATAATAAAATAACAGTTATATTATCTGTTGCATGCGTTTTCAGCCTGTTCAGCTGTAGTAAAATTTTAGAGCAGGAGCCTAAGGCGAGTATCACCCCTTCGTTTTTTACCTCCCAATCCGGAGTGCAAGGTGGAATTTCCGGAGTTTATAATAGTCTCCGATCGCTCTGGGGATCAGAAAACTATTTTTATATGCTGCAGGGAGGGACCGATGAGTTTCTATTAGGTGGCAGTCCATCTACCATAGGCGTTAGCATTCAAACCTACACAAACTTTGTGAACAATGCTTCTGTCTATAATACTTTCGCCTTATTATTTCAAAATGCATATCAGAGTATTAATACGTTAAACGGAGTATTGCAGTATGGGCAAACGGTCTTTACTGATTCTACTGTCCGCAATCAATATCTTGGACAAGCAAAATTCTTAAGAGCCCTGCTTTACTTCGAACTGATTAGGAATTTTGGAGATGTGCCTTTACATGACAAGTTTATCACAACACCCAGTTTAAGTGATAGCAGAGCTCCAATAGCAGATATTTACAATTTAATAATTAAGGATTTAACGGAGGCTTCAACCGAACTTCAGACTAAGGCGGGTGAAAAAATCAGTTCTATGGTCACTTCTCCTTTTGCTGGACATGCTGCCACCAAGGCTTCGGCTCTATTTCTGCTCTCAAAGGTTTATCTTACGCGGGCATGGTCAAACGCTGCACAACCTAATGATTTTCAAAATGCCCTTAATACGGCCCAAGGTTTAATCAACAGTGCTTCGATCTATGGAATTGGTTTATATCCCTGTTACGATGACGCCTATAAGGAAGCCAATGACGCCAACAATATTGAAGACCTGTTTGCAATCGAGCACAGTACCGACATAAAGTACGGGGGATATGTACCCAATAACAACAATACGCAATCTAACGGATGGGCTTTTTATTTGCGGCCCAATTACCCAACTATTGTTGCCAATTATCCAACAAATAGCGGTGCTTCATTGATGACCAGAGATTTGACGAATGGCCGTCCCTGGCAGCGTGTCCGACCTAATCCGGATTGGGTGGAAACGGTTCTTTTTGCCGACAAAACCAATGATTATCGCTACTGGACTACTTTTCAAACAGCCTGGATAGCCAATAACAAGGTAACTACTCCACGCGGCACTTTAAAAGTAGGGGTAGATACAGCATTATGGACTCCTCCATTCGATCCCGGACCTGCGGCAAGATCTGCCTTTAAAGGCGTCATTTTTCTGCGCCCCTCACTGGCAGCAGCAGCAACCGGGACAAATGCAAATCCCTGGGCATCTTCCATGTATCCATCCGTTAAAAAGTTTGATGATCCTATGCGCCCGGGTATTAATGATGCTTCTTTGAGGCCGCTTGTGCTGTTTCGCTTTTCAGAACTTTACCTGATCGCTGCAGAGGCTGCATTCAAGATGAGTGATTATAATACAGAAGCAACAATGCTTAACGTTTTAAGAACCCGAGCAGCAGCACGCCCGGCAAATGCACCGGCAGCACCTGCTGGTGCCGTAGCTGCCATGCAGGTAACCCCTGCCCAATTACAGGCAGCGGGTATTGATTTTATTTTAGATGAACGTTCACGGGAGCTCTATGGAGAGTCAGTCAGGTGGTATGATTTGGTGCGTACGCAATCGCTGGTTCGTCGCGTAAAATTGTTAAATCCGGAAGCGGGACCCAATATACAAGACTTTATGTCTTTGAGACCGATACCTCAGACACAGATTGATTTAGTAACCGTTGGCCCAAAATTTCCCCAGAATCCTGGTTATTAA